In Cyclopterus lumpus isolate fCycLum1 chromosome 5, fCycLum1.pri, whole genome shotgun sequence, the genomic stretch GCACCGCAATTTGAGAATGAGGCTCTCCCTTGAGCGAGACTCTGTCCATAATGTAATcagacatttataataataatttgagcCCGTCAGTGGTAAAAACAAGTACTAGTAGGTTCAAAAACGGTTGTCTCCACGTGTCACTTATACACAAAAACATGGGGAAATAGGATTCAtactgtatttttgtgtgtttttagcgATTCAAAATGAGACGCTGTTATCTGCAAAGATTTAAGAAttacaatgatataaaacagataACATTAGCAAATCACATTCGGTAAGTTTGAACTCTCCCTCTGTAAATTACTTAAAAAGAGTGATTGATTATGAAATTTGTTGACGTATAATCTTCTGTAAATGTTTTGGGGTAATACGTGATTAACATTACACAGTATATTGTGTGGATGTAAATCATGTGTAATGACACTGAGACTCTGATAGGTCTTTTTCATGCGTAATATTGGATATCATTCATAAAGTAAATGAAAAGATCTGAGATCAAGCACTCAACTTTGTTTAACAGTTTGGACTCACAAATGCTTTTATTGTTCAatgcaattcaattcagtttattttgtatagcccaatattacaaattacaatctgtacacatacgtcatccctgacctttgacctcacataggatcaggaaaaactccccaaaaataacctttcacagggaaaaaagggaagaaaccttcaggagagttGAGGACACTCTGTGGGCTTGAAAAGATGCATTCAAAACGGTGGCCTTGGAATCTACGATGGTGAGGAGGGATGCCGGAATAAAGATGCTGGAAGAATACAACAGGATGTCACGCTGAATAGGACTGCACACATCTTAAATCACGAGAATTACGCTTTTTGCTTTCTGGTTCTGGTACGGAAACAATTCACCGTTGAGTTCAAATCAGGGTCATCGTGTTAACGTTCAACCCTCGGTATTTGTTGGGGTGTTTTATTTTGCAGCCCCTGTGAGGTGATGCTGGCGTGAGTGAGTCACCGAGTATCTGAATGGCGCGCTGAGTTTATAAACCTCCGCCAGCCCTCCACGCACGAGTTTTGAAGGCCACTTGTCTCCGCGGTCGGTCACGTATGCACATGCAGCGAAGTCCGACAGCCTCAGCATCCTTACTTTCCACCCTCGAGGGCACAGGAGCGCAGAGACAGCTCTTCATCATGAGGTCCTTCGTCCTCCTGTTCTTCACCCTGCTGTTGGTGTCCCACGGATCTTCAGCTGTCATCACAGGGGTAAGTAGGAGCAAACAGGTAGGGGCAGGGGGGGTTGATGGGAATATGGAAGTGCTTGCTTTTCAAATAAGAAAATGTTGCCTGATGTGCACTGTTTTTCATATCTTTTTGACACTTCACGCATCTTAAcacaaagtataaaaaaaattaaaagatcaAATAAGTACATACATTCTTATTTATGCTTAGACCAAAACCTCCATTGTGACATTCATTCTCTGATGGAAATATTGGCaaattattctttaaataaTGATTTCAGTATTTAAATTATCCTGTGCTTTTAAAGTTTAGCTTTGGACAAAATTGAAAACATTCTgtacagaaaaacattttttagacACCCCACATCATTGGATTTTTGGTTATCTAAAGGCATGAAGGGCATGATGTAAATAATAAGTGCAGTCTATCAGTTTACCCCACCACAccgcaaaaataataataattacctatttatatatatttttagatattttttatttttattattatatatatatatatatatatatgtaattattattattatatatatgtatatatacatatatatatttatatatacatgtcaaTGTACCCAGTTCTTCGAAATATTTCCTTTTCTAAATCAGGATTTATATAATTCTATGAGCATACATTGTGGCCATAATTTGCTCATAAAACAGCCCTCCCTGTCACAACAACCCTCTGGTCGCTGATGTGAGCTGCGAGAGGAACATGGAGCAATAAAACAGAAAGTGATTTTCATCCTCGTCTGTCACATGAAATCTCTTCTGTTCCTCTTCATTGTGTTCCCTTCATCTCATCCAGAGCGAGAACTGTCACTCAGCATCTCATCCAGACACTCCAGACAATAAACCACCACTCATCTTAAGGTGTTTTGTTGAGGTATGATATAACTAATGGTGTTATAACACAACGCCATTAGCATAATATGCTGTTAGGGTAACACCAGTGCGTTGCTCTTCTGCTGATATTGAATTTCTCACCCATCTAAAAGCTTTAGAACACAcaacctgttttatttttttttgtataataaTTTGCATAACATTGTGTTTAAATACATTGCATAACATGTATGTATTATATCATTACATACATATTACCAATTACATGTCTCCTTAGATAAGCACCAGTTACACCAGTGACAGCTGTTCATTGCACATTTTCAAACCAAAAAATGTGCATTCACAGAAAATATGTCCTAAAGCTAAAGGACCAGTGTGTGGCATTCAGAGGAATTCGTTGGctgaaatggaatataatattcctcatttgtttttttattgctgtaatcacctgaaactaagattGAAGAAGTGTTTTTGCTAACTAAtatgagcccttcatatctacagaggGAGTGagtcctcttcacagagtcGCCATGTtgctacagtagcccagaacggacaaatcAAATTGGCTCTAGAGGGCCTGATGCAGAGGTGCCTTAACTTGTATTTgacaaaaataagtctgattgtatagaagtctaggaACATGGCGGCCGGCTCCGTGAAGAGAACCCACTCCTCACGTGGAAATAAGTGTCTCATTCGGTAACGGAAACGcaacaattcttattttcaggtgattatttaGTAAATAAAACATACTTAATACTTATTCATATTCAATAGACTGTCCTATAATGCTGTTCCTTTAAATAATGGTGGCAAATAACTGCACGTCCATAAAGCCAAAGTATTTTTGATCTGCGTAAGTCAATAATTTGCTTAATTAAATCACAGCTTCtatactgtctgtgtgtgtgtgtgtgtgtgtgtgtgtgtgtgtgtgtgtgtaggcctgTGAGAAGGACTCTCAGTGTGGAGGAAGGATGTGTTGTGCGGTGAGCTTGTGGTTCCGCAGCCTGCGTATGTGCACGCCCGCGGGACGGGAAGGAGACGACTGTCACCCTATGAGCCACAAGGTGAGGTCGTCGACAGACAGATGTGCAGTGAAGAGCCACCCACCAATGGTTCATCCCCGTTCAGTGCTGCTTTCAAAGCACCTCATCTCAAAAAAGATTCCCGAGAGACCAGAAAAAAAGCGATGTCTTATGGACGCACTTTCCAATGCGTCCAATTAAGCCTGAcgcaaattaaataaatctctCTTTCTGCTTTCAGATTCCTTTCAATGGGAAAAGACTCCACCACACGTGCCCCTGCCTGCCCAAATTGTTGTGTATCACCTTAGTGAAGGGGAGGTCCAAATGTATCTCGGCATACAAGTATCCAGGCTTCCTCTGAGGACCATCCCTTAACAATCCGCCTTGAAttgcctgtttgtttgtttttatttatttatttagaataaagatatatatatatatatatatatatatatatatatatatatatatgtatatgcatcgTCATTTTTGGTGGCAAGTTAAATTAAACTctatatttaaaagagaaatgcCCCCTTGGATGTAAAGGGGAATGATGACTGCTCCCTTCTGTGTATAAGTGTGCTTCTTCAGTTACATACACCACACACTGAAATCCAAAGAacacaaataatatttaatatatcgATTCAATCGTATTCAATGTTATAATTTTTACATTCTTCGATTATTGGACTCAAAATACACATGGAAACAAGCCGTCTTCTTCATTTGTATTTGGTTAAGAAGAATAAATGACACATGCTGCCTCACAGAACACCGTTTTCAGCTGCCCTCTAGGGAAACATGAGGAGAAacacactttactttacttcaaTGGTTACAAAATGACATGCTGAGTGACGTGCAACTTACAGTTTCATTATCCACTCATAACCCGAACACGCGTGCCACAGTAATGTTTCATGCTTTCACCAACGAAAAAGTAGATGAAGGACAAAGCGTGAGAACATTTGAATCGTGGTCAaaagacgagaggagacgagagagtcTTTTCTCCCCTTCACCTCGGCAGCGAGTCTTTATCGCGGCAGGAGACAGTCGGACAGCGGTGAAATTAAGCATTGGTTCAAGGCCCAAAGAATAATTAGATTTGCCCAATGTGTAAGGCAATGACTCACATCAATCTTATTACTTATGAAATGGATGTTGGTCTTTCTGTGGCTCTGGACATGAGAGCATTCAAAGGAATGCTGGTAACATCGCCGCGACTGCTGAAATGAACTGTCTGGAGCCACGAGAACGGTCATGGTCAATAAATCGATCAGCTAACTGACAGATAGTGATTAGGCTGTTTTGATCTTCGATCGCGTCCTTTTTGAGCATGAACATTACCGAGCTCCGGGTCGATGGCAGTTTCGTTCCCGTACAACCAGACTCCATGGGCAATCGGGATTTTGAGGGAAACGTATTTCCTCCCCGATTACGCTTGTTTTTCACGTGTCACGAATACGCTTGTAATGAAAAGTCTGATCAACAGACACAAGAAAGCACGACGAAGACCGCATCTGcctcaaatgaataaaaacaactaaTCAGATCacgtctctagtgtctctgtgctagggggaTACCACCCGCGGTAACGCTCACTTGTTACAGTAGGTAGCGGtcgaacaaacacaggactttcatccaGGTCTCCGCTGTTCGTGTCCATGAAACGAAAAGTCGTCAAAGACTTACTTGAACTTAGCTATAGATGTAGCTTAATAAACAGTTTGTATGGGAATTTAGGAGAAGGGGTTGAACTCGGGGCTACATTACCTGCTACTACGTAACACATCCGCTACATTAGCTGCTACTACGTAACACATCCGCTACATTAGCTGCTACTACGTAACACATCCGCTACATTAGCTGCTACTACGTAACACATCCGCTACATTAGCTGCTACTACGTAACACATCCGCTACATTAGCTGCTACTACGTAACACATCCGAATCTTCACATCAACGGAATTGTTGGCagttgtgctgcgttcacaccaaaagcgttgcgaatgtTTCGctcgagtagattccatgcaaagtcaatgcacagacgcgaatggttgcgaataAAAAGAACATGATAAGCAACGCCCCTTCTCCGGCACGAATGAAGCAAATGgcgcgaataaaccacaaagaGTCGGGCGAGTGAAGTCGCACGAGTTTTGGTGTGACCGCAACATTAGAGTTGCACTGTGGGTAAAGTAGGCGGCTTGTTTTGACAAGGAAAAAGGGAACTTGGAATCAATTCTGAAGTTAAGAACTGCGGCTACCTGACCCAGACTAACCTCATTAGATGATAGCGTTTTTTTTAAGAGCTACATTTCCAGCTGTCCAAATTGTATTTAAGGGAAACCCAGTGAGGAGTACAGAGGTCAGCGCAGTTGCTTGGTGTTTAGAACGACTGAAAAAGTCAATAAAAGGTCAATAAAAGGTCAATATAATGTCAAGAAAAGATCGGCACAGAGAGTCGCCCGCTGGCCCGGAGAACGATGCGATGATCCAAAAATACCCAACCCGCATTCGCGTTGCACGAGAGCACGTGCAGGTGAGGAGCCTCCTGCGGCCGAGGAGCCACGGCAATTACACCACGATGACCTCAGCACGCCGGTAGCGGAACACCGCCATCGGTCAGGAACAAGCGGGCGTGTTGTGATGCTAATGGTTATGGGGTCACCGAGGGCAGGCAGCGGGTAGAGGAGCTCGGCGTTGGACGGATCAGAGCACTCGGGAACACCTCGCTAAATCACAGCAATTAAGGTGTGTACCGAGAGGACATGCTCAGCCTTTGAAAGCCGCGGTTTGGTGTAATCGAGGCCGCCTTCGATGAATGCAACAGCAATTAGCTGAATCAATAGCCGGCTGCTGGCTtgaggaggcaggaggggaTTGGGGGTTTTGAGGgagtttgattaaaaaaagcagGTGCCACGCGATCGGCCTATTGAAACAAATctaattaaatgtataatattttgTACCCAACATGATGGTTTAAATGTTGAAAGCCTTCTCCACACTGCCAAGAATTTAAAGATAATGAGTctctttataataaatcacctctggccagttcctcctcaaattgaacatcaacatcaataaaccactttcactttatatacacttagagacactgtatacaatttgtattttaatttaatttaatttaatttttttttaaaaagtcaattcttaaatgtaatatgttctgccctgctatttaattttattgtatatattataaacatgcttgctgctgctacaaacaaattcccccctggggatgaataaagtataatctAAAAATACTGGAATTAGCCTCAAATATACCAACCACAAGCACATTTTTAATCATTAAATCTAACAACATGCTGTTTTTTAAAGGGGCACTCTCATTTTATACATTGTAGTAAAGTTGAGTTTACTCGTCACAAGTAGTTCAGTCTTTGAAAACAGATGTTTAATGTCTAAAATGAACCGCAGAGGTTTAAAAAGTCTACAAGTGA encodes the following:
- the prok2 gene encoding LOW QUALITY PROTEIN: prokineticin-2 (The sequence of the model RefSeq protein was modified relative to this genomic sequence to represent the inferred CDS: substituted 1 base at 1 genomic stop codon), producing the protein MARXVYKPPPALHARVLKATCLRGRSRMHMQRSPTASASLLSTLEGTGAQRQLFIMRSFVLLFFTLLLVSHGSSAVITGACEKDSQCGGRMCCAVSLWFRSLRMCTPAGREGDDCHPMSHKIPFNGKRLHHTCPCLPKLLCITLVKGRSKCISAYKYPGFL